One region of Cucurbita pepo subsp. pepo cultivar mu-cu-16 chromosome LG03, ASM280686v2, whole genome shotgun sequence genomic DNA includes:
- the LOC111789923 gene encoding enoyl-CoA delta isomerase 2, peroxisomal-like has translation MCTVEKRGNFFILTLTGDDDHRLGPSLINSLLKALSQVKAQATPGSVLITTSHGKFFSNGFDLPWALAAGSISGARDRLSHIIQIFKPLVAQLLSLPMPTIAAISGHAAAAGFALALSHDYLIMRSDRGVLYMRELDLGLTLPDYFTALFKSKMGSSLAMRDLILRGMKVRGEAAVRMGVVESTHHGEDGVFNAAVQLGEQLAARKWDGEVYAEIRKSVYPEVSEVLGLRGKAISISKL, from the coding sequence ATGTGCACAGTTGAGAAGCGAGGCAATTTCTTCATCCTAACTCTGACCGGCGACGACGATCACCGCCTCGGCCCATCCTTAATCAACTCCCTTCTTAAAGCCCTTTCACAGGTTAAGGCACAAGCCACCCCTGGTTCAGTTCTCATCACAACTTCCCATGGCAAATTCTTCTCAAACGGCTTCGATCTCCCCTGGGCTCTTGCGGCCGGCTCCATTTCTGGTGCCCGTGACCGCTTAAGCCACATAATCCAGATCTTCAAGCCCCTCGTAGCCCAACTCCTTTCCCTTCCTATGCCAACCATTGCTGCCATCTCAGGACACGCCGCTGCCGCTGGTTTTGCATTGGCGCTCAGCCACGACTATTTGATTATGAGGAGCGATCGGGGCGTACTATACATGCGTGAGTTGGATCTGGGTCTTACACTGCCGGACTACTTCACAGCACTGTTTAAGTCCAAGATGGGTTCCAGTTTGGCTATGCGAGACCTGATTCTGAGGGGGATGAAAGTGAGAGGTGAAGCGGCGGTCAGAATGGGCGTTGTGGAATCGACGCACCACGGCGAGGACGGCGTCTTCAACGCTGCAGTGCAGCTTGGGGAGCAGCTGGCGGCAAGAAAGTGGGACGGAGAAGTGTATGCTGAGATCAGGAAGAGTGTGTATcctgaggtgtctgaggtgcTTGGGTTACGGGGGAAGGCCATATCCATTTCTAAACTATGA
- the LOC111789633 gene encoding enoyl-CoA delta isomerase 2, peroxisomal-like: MCTVEKRGNLFILTLTGDDEHRLSPSYIASILKALSKVKSEASPGSVLITTSHGKFFSNGFDLSWAQAAGSVSAAAERLHHMVQIFKPVVAELLSFPMPTIAAIAGHAAAAGFLLALSHDYLIMRSDRGVLYMSEVDLGLTLPDYFSALFKSKIGSSSVRRDVLLTGMKVKGEPAVRMGIVESAHEGADGVMKAAVRLGEQLAERKWNGEPYAEIRKSLHPEISRLLGLPEKVFSISKL; the protein is encoded by the coding sequence ATGTGCACGGTCGAGAAGCGGGGCAATCTCTTCATCCTAACTCTCACCGGCGATGACGAGCACCGCCTCAGCCCCTCCTACATCGCCTCCATCCTCAAAGCTCTTTCCAAAGTCAAGTCTGAAGCCTCTCCAGGCTCCGTTCTCATCACTACTTCCCATGGAAAATTCTTCTCTAACGGTTTCGATCTCTCCTGGGCTCAAGCTGCCGGCTCTGTTTCTGCCGCTGCCGAACGCCTCCACCACATGGTCCAGATCTTCAAGCCCGTTGTCGCCGAACTCCTTTCCTTCCCTATGCCCACAATCGCCGCCATCGCCGGTCACGCCGCCGCGGCCGGCTTCTTATTAGCTCTCAGCCACGATTATTTGATCATGCGGAGCGATCGAGGCGTTCTGTACATGAGTGAAGTAGATCTAGGGCTAACTCTGCCCGATTATTTCTCGGCGCTGTTTAAATCGAAGATCGGCTCGAGCTCTGTCCGCCGCGATGTGTTACTGACGGGAATGAAAGTGAAAGGCGAACCGGCGGTAAGGATGGGGATCGTCGAATCGGCGCATGAAGGCGCGGACGGCGTCATGAAGGCTGCCGTAAGGCTCGGGGAACAGTTGGCGGAGAGAAAGTGGAACGGTGAACCCTACGCGGAAATCAGGAAAAGTCTTCACCCTGAGATCTCTCGGCTGCTTGGATTGCCGGAAAAGGTCTTCTCGATTTCTAAGCTCTGA
- the LOC111789632 gene encoding enoyl-CoA delta isomerase 2, peroxisomal-like, with amino-acid sequence MCTLEKRGGVFILTLTGDNEHWIGPTFISSFLSLLAQVKSQATRGSVLLTTSHGRFFSNGFDLPWTLTAASKSAATDRILHLVHIFKQVAAALLSLPMPTIAAVSGHASAAGFILALYHDYLLMRRDKGFLYMSEIDMGLPFPDYIAALMRSKISSASVRRDVLLAGMKINGETATKLGIADAAYNDEETLMDAAVAMAETLAKRKWDGEVYAEIRKSLYPEMCLLLNELNAKM; translated from the exons ATGTGCACTCTAGAGAAGCGTGGCGGTGTCTTCATCCTGACCCTCACCGGCGACAACGAGCACTGGATCGGCCCCACCTTCATTTCCTCCTTCCTCTCTCTTCTCGCCCAAGTCAAGTCCCAAGCCACTCGCGGTTCAGTCCTCCTCACCACTTCCCATGGCCGCTTCTTCTCCAACGGCTTCGACCTTCCCTGGACCCTAACCGCCGCCTCCAAATCCGCCGCTACAGACCGCATACTCCACCTCGTCCACATCTTCAAGCAAGTCGCCGCcgctcttctctctctccccatGCCCACCATCGCCGCTGTCTCCGGCCATGCCTCCGCCGCCGGTTTCATTCTTGCTCTCTACCACGATTACCTGCTGATGAGGCGCGACAAAGGTTTCCTCTACATGAGCGAG ATTGACATGGGGTTACCTTTCCCGGATTACATTGCGGCGTTGATGAGGTCAAAGATCAGTTCAGCTTCGGTCCGGCGGGACGTGCTGCTGGCGGGGATGAAGATCAACGGTGAAACAGCGACAAAGTTGGGAATTGCAGACGCTGCGTACAACGACGAGGAGACGCTGATGGATGCGGCGGTGGCAATGGCGGAGACGTTGGCGAAGAGGAAGTGGGATGGAGAAGTATACGCAGAGATTAGAAAGAGTCTGTATCCTGAAATGTGTTTGCTGTTAAATGAATTGAATGCAAAGATGTAA